Proteins encoded within one genomic window of Oryza glaberrima chromosome 12, OglaRS2, whole genome shotgun sequence:
- the LOC127757752 gene encoding cation/H(+) antiporter 15-like, translating to MAAHTVTDPLEELWNHTMSMDKTHLMCFYPSKITMGGVWTGDNPLDFSIPLLLFQILLITSTTRAATLLLSPLRLPTYISQILAGFLLGPSVLGHLPHFSNLVFPVRSLFVLESMALLGLVYYTFIVGVEIEVSAITRAGIRSFGFAIGCTLPPFLVGALTGYVALSTDDKHKGDTFLNKLSFPIFLGSTFSSTAFAVLARNIAELKLAGTDVGQLTLSASLINDTFAWTGLTVATVLGHSRCTITQTTWTLTSGVVIFGASYLLLRPMLLRLARRAAEGEAVGEDRECWILIGVMVAALVADAGGTHAIFGAFVFGLAVPNGPVGVALVEKVEDFVVGALLPLFFALSGLRTDTAKITNMHSAVLLMVAAMVAAVLKVVAAIGVAGVFGMPLGDGTSIGLLLNTKGIIELVILNIARNKGIMSDQSFTVLVFVSALITAMVSPFLGMVVKPARRLVFYKRRTVAWAHPESELRVLACVHVPRDVPALLTLLDVVTPSSRSPVGVLALHLIEFVGRSSALLLINASAPSSSSYDASVHGRSHTEMQFKHISHAFMAYEEQSVGVSARTMAAVSPYASMHEDITSAAENQHSALILLPFHKYRSVDGGLEVSHPAIQPLNCSVQSFSPCTVGILVDRGLAAVPGGGYRVVALFFGGSDDREVAALATRMVRNPTIDLTLLRFVQKGGSFTASEFDALKERKADEGCLRDFLERANEGGGATVEYRERGVFNASEMVGEIQSVEAMGNKDLFVVGKVPGGSGLTAGMAEWSESPELGPIGDLLASKDFQTTASVLVLQAYGRPAAVVGAGAGAMSVDFGGDSVAMAERTASGRRPWARPGV from the exons ATGGCAGCGCATACAGTGACGGACCCACTGGAGGAGCTATGGAACCACACGATGTCGATGGACAAGACGCACCTGATGTGCTTCTACCCGAGCAAGATCACCATGGGTGGCGTCTGGACGGGCGACAACCCGCTCGACTTCTCCatacctctcctcctcttccagaTCCTCCTCATCACCTCCaccacccgcgccgccaccctcctcctctctcctctccgtcTCCCCACCTACATCTCCCAGATCCTCGCCGGCTTCCTCCTTGGCCCCTCCGTCCTTGGCCACCTCCCTCACTTCTCCAACCTCGTCTTCCCCGTCCGTAGCCTCTTCGTCCTTGAGTCCATGGCCCTTCTCGGCCTTGTCTACTACACCTTCATCGTCGGCGTCGAGATCGAGGTCTCCGCCATCACCCGCGCCGGCATCCGTAGCTTCGGCTTCGCCATTGGCTGCACGCTCCCGCCCTTCCTCGTCGGCGCTCTCACCGGCTACGTCGCGCTCAGCACTGACGACAAACACAAGGGTGACACGTTCCTCAACAAGCTCTCCTTCCCCATCTTCCTCGGCTCCAccttctcctccaccgccttcgccgTCCTCGCCCGCAACATCGCCGAGCTGAAGCTTGCCGGCACCGACGTCGGCCAGCTCACGCTCTCTGCGTCACTCATCAACGACACCTTCGCCTGGACCGGCCTCACCGTCGCCACGGTGCTCGGCCACTCGCGCTGCACCATAACGCAGACCACGTGGACGCTCACGTCGGGCGTCGTCATCTTCGGCGCCAGCTACCTCCTGCTCCGCCCCATGCTCCTGCGGCTGGCGAGGCGCGCCGCCGAGGGggaggcggtcggcgaggaCCGCGAGTGCTGGATTCTGATCGGCGtcatggtggcggcgctggtggcggaCGCGGGGGGCACGCACGCCATATTCGGCGCCTTCGTGTTCGGGCTCGCGGTGCCCAACGGGCCGGTCGGGGTGGCGCTGGTGGAGAAGGTGGAGGACTTCGTGGTGGGCGCTCTGCTCCCGCTCTTCTTCGCCCTCAGCGGCCTCCGCACCGACACCGCCAAGATCACCAACATGCATTCTGCCGTGTTGCTCATGGTCGCTGCCATGGTCGCTGCGGTCTTGAAGGTCGTCGCCGCAATCGGCGTCGCCGGTGTGTTCGGCATGCCGCTCGGTGACGGCACGTCCATCGGGCTGTTGCTCAACACCAAGGGGATCATCGAGCTCGTCATCCTCAACATTGCAAGGAACAAAGGG ATTATGAGTGACCAGTCGTTCACGGTGCTGGTGTTCGTGTCAGCGCTGATCACGGCGATGGTGAGCCCTTTCCTGGGCATGGTGGTGaagccggcgcggcggctcgtGTTCTACAAGCGGCGCACGGTGGCGTGGGCTCACCCGGAATCGGAGCTCCGCGTGCTGGCCTGCGTCCACGTGCCGCGCGACGTGCCCGCGCTACTGACGCTCCTCGACGTGGTGACGCCGTCGAGCCGGTCGCCCGTGGGCGTCCTCGCCCTCCACCTCATCGAGTTCGTGGGCCGCTCCTCCGCGCTCCTCCTCATCAACGCCtcggcgccatcgtcgtcctcctACGACGCCTCCGTCCACGGGCGCAGCCACACGGAGATGCAGTTCAAGCACATCTCCCACGCCTTCATGGCGTACGAGGAGCAGTCGGTGGGCGTGTCGGCGCGCACCATGGCCGCCGTCTCGCCGTACGCCTCCATGCACGAGGACATCACCTCCGCCGCGGAGAACCAGCACTCGGCGCTCATCCTGCTCCCGTTCCACAAGTACCGGTCGGTGGACGGCGGCCTGGAGGTGTCCCACCCGGCGATACAGCCGCTCAACTGCAGCGTGCAGAGCTTCTCGCCGTGCACGGTGGGCATCCTCGTGGACCGTGGCCTCGCGGCGGTGCCGGGTGGCGGGTACCGCGTGGTGGCGCTCTTCTTCGGCGGGAGCGACGaccgggaggtggcggcgctggcgacgCGGATGGTGAGGAACCCGACCATCGACCTGACATTGCTCCGGTTCGTCCAGAAGGGAGGAAGCTTCACGGCGAGCGAGTTCGACGCGCTGAAAGAGCGGAAGGCCGACGAGGGGTGCCTGCGCGACTTCCTGGAGAGGGCgaacgagggcggcggcgcgacggtggAGTACAGGGAGCGCGGCGTGTTCAACGCGAGCGAGATGGTGGGGGAGATACAGAGCGTGGAGGCCATGGGGAACAAGGACCTGTTCGTCGTCGGGAAGGTGCCCGGGGGGTCAGGGCTGACGGCGGGCATGGCGGAGTGGAGCGAGTCACCGGAGCTGGGGCCCATCGGCGACCTGCTGGCGTCCAAGGACTTCCAGACGACGGCGTCGGTGCTGGTGCTGCAGGCGTacgggaggccggcggcagtggtgggagcgggagcgggagccaTGTCGGTGGATTTTGGCGGCGACAGCGTGGCGATGGCGGAGAGGACAGCCAGTGGGCGTAGGCCATGGGCACGACCGGGTGTATGA
- the LOC127756200 gene encoding vacuolar protein sorting-associated protein 32 homolog 2-like, with the protein MLKKLLSKPKSKKKKEAASSALPTLDRLHETLEMLEKKECFLQKKASAEVERAKDYTKAKNKSAAIQCLKKKKLYETQIEQLANFQLRVHDQIIMLESAKATTDTVDALHSGSSAVKAIHQSVSIDDIENAIEEANEHTENMRQIQEALATPIGASADFDEDELEAELEDLEEEELENDLPEPPQRTSMEPSARVTTTQPANDLAELTKLQAEMAL; encoded by the exons ATGCTGAAGAAACTGCTATCAAAGCCcaagagcaagaagaagaaggaggctGCCTCCTCTGCCCTCCCCACTTTGGATAGGCTTCATGAG ACTCTAGAAATGCTGGAGAAGAAAGAGTGTTTCCTTCAGAAAAAGGCTTCTGCAGAAGTCGAAAGAGCTAAGGACTATACAAAAGCTAAGAACAAAAGCG CTGCAATTCAATGtctaaagaaaaagaagttgTATGAAACACAGATTGAGCAACTAGCAAACTTCCAATTACGGGTTCATGATCAG ATAATAATGCTTGAGAGTGCAAAGGCAACCACAGATACTGTTGATGCTTTGCACTCTGGATCATCTGCTGTCAAAGCTATTCACCAGTCAGT GAGTATCGATGACATTGAAAATGCCATTGAAGAGGCAAATGAACACACAGAGAATATGAGGCAGATACAGGAGGCCCTTGCAACACCAATTGGCGCTTCTGCTGATTTTGACGAG GATGAGCTAGAAGCAGAGCTGGAAGATCTAGAGGAGGAAGAGCTCGAGAATGATCTGCCTGAACCACCTCAGAGGACAAGTATGGAACCTTCAGCGAGAGTTACGACTACTCAACCAGCCAATGATTTGGCTGAACTGACCAAACTTCAAGCAGAGATGGCGCTTTGA